The Eubacterium maltosivorans genome includes the window AGCGGAACCTCTGCTTTTATATTGGCAAGAATCTTCAGGTCATGCCTGCTCACACGAGCCTGCCCGGTGACGGAACGGGAAACAGTTACGTCGACCGGATTTTTTTTAATTAAAGAGCACGATCGAGAGAGTAGGTGTGTTGTGGCTGAGAGCGGAATGGCGGTCTGTTATGCTGGCACCAGCATGGCCATGGAGCGGAAGATCGAGCAGGGTTCTGCGCTGTGCAGGGCGCTTCTGCCGGCTCAGGTCCTGCTGACAGGCAGTGGGTTTTCCGTTGCGCGGGACGGAGAGTGTCTGCGGTGCGCGTATTTTAATGTTTGCCTTCAGGAAGAGAAAAAGCTCAAAAAGACCGCTTTCTAGACAAAATAATATCTTTTTAAAACAAAAAAGTCTCAGAAACGGGGCTTTTTTGCGTTTTAGTGCCCTTTTTGGTGGCGGAATGAAAGGTGACCGCGGCGGAGTAATTTCGTATAATGATCTCAACCTCAGCGGTGATCGCTTAGGAAAAATTTTTAAGGAGGTTCTGATATGAACCAAAATAAACCATCATCCACCACGGAAGCTGTGAGCGAAGCGAAAAAGACCCATGTGCCGGCAAGAGAGCTTATGCCGCTTCCGAACTTTTTAAAGTACCTGGGTCTTTCGGGTACGGAGGAAGTGCCAGGCTTTATCCCGCCGGTCTTTTCAGTGGACAACCCCAGGGCCTGCCGTCCCGAGGGCTGGAAGCCTGAGGCGACGCCGGCGTTTTTAGAGGGCATGAACCTGGTGCGGGACCTCTCAAAGGTTCGCATGTTTGTGAGCAGCAATCCATTGGATTTTTATGTGACGGCCCCAGGCGGCGGGTGTGTTTTGGAAACCATAAAGCCAGACGGCAGCCGGGAGTGCTGTACGGTCACCGAGGTGCCAGGCACAGAGACAGATCATCTTTTTGAAGGGGACTGGGAGGCGCTTCGAAACCCTGCTCTGCGGGCCACCACCGACGTGGAGCTGCTGCTGGACAGCGTCGAAATGGGGCGCATGGTGTTTAAAACAACACTTGACCACGAGGAACAGTATTTTGTCATGATCGAAAGAGAGGAAGTGTAAAATGGCCGCGACAATTTTTACCCAGACCTTTGAGAGCGCTCTTTTCGGAAGGATCCGCACGCTGGTGGAGCAGGAGGCCGCAGACGGCCAGGTGACCCGAGAATGGCTGGTGGCCGCGGATGTGTGCGCTGCCCTTGGATACAGTAAAGACGCTTCGAGCATTGTCAGGCGCCACGTGAGCCCGGCAGATACGTCGAAACGGCGTATCTTAGACGCCAACGGGCACCCCCAGGGGATGCTGGTCGTTAACGAGAGCGGGCTGTACGCCTTGATCTTTGGCAGCACACGCCCGGAGGCCCAGAGCTTTAAGCGTTATGTGACCGCGGTCATCCTGCCCAGCATCCGCAGACATGGCGCCTATATGGAAGACGACGTGATGGACCGGGTGCAGGACGATCCCGAGGCCATGCGGGAGCTGATGGCCATGCTGAGGGCCGAGACCGCCAAAAACAGGGTATTGAGCGCCAAGCTCAATAAGCTGGAAACCCGCGTCCGGGAGCTAAAGCCCGCCGCGGCCTTTGGCGAGGCCATCACCGCCTCCGTGGGGACCATCTCCATGGGGGATATGGCAAAGCTTTTGCGCCAGAACGGCCTGAACATCGGGCGGAACCGCCTGTTCACCAGGCTGCGCCAGGGCGGCTTCCTAAGCGCTCAGAAGGGCAGCTGGAACAAGCCCCTGCAGTGGACCATGGAGCTGGGCTATTTTGAAATCGAGGAGGGCTTTTTTGAAAAGCCCCTGGGCGGGGAGAAAAAGACCCTCTGGTCGGTGACCCGTGTCACGCCAAAAGGCCAGGCCTGCCTGGTCGACTGGTTTTTAACCTGGGATAAGGAGGAAAAGGCATAAATTATTTTGCGGAGCTCGACGGCTTTTATGAATGGCACGCTGGTCTCACAGATGAGGAAAAGCTGTCGCCCGGGGCCATCGCCCTGTGGCATTACCTGCTGTACCGGTGCAACGCCTGCGCACTGCCGTCCTTAGACGGGCGGTGGCTGTGGCGGGTAGAATTCTGGGTGCGTCCCCAGCAGCTTGAGCAGGTACTCAAATGCTCAGAACGCCATATTCGCCGCTACCGCAGCGAGCTTGTGGCCTCGGGCCGTCTGAAGTACAAACGGGCCATTAAAAACAAACAGGTTGGCTTTTATACCCTGGTGCCCTTTGCCGACAATGTGGCACCTGTCGTGCTTAACAATCTTTCCGGTGAAAAAAACCTTGTCTACGGGTATGTGGATAAGTCGGACTGAAAATTTCACCAATCCGGATTCGGGGACATTGATGTCCGCAATATTGGCAAAATGGCAAAAGTGGCGGCAGAATCACGGACGCCCGTGTCCGCCATTAATAATATATTAAATAATATTATATATTAATCTTTTATGATTCAGGAGGTGCAGTTTGTCCACAAATCGTTACGGTATCGGAGGAAGCCTGGTGAGGCGGAAAAGAGATTATGTGGTCACGGCAGAATGCCGTGTCCGGATAGGCTTTCACGCAAGGGATGCGGAGGACGCGGAGGATCAGTTTAACGACTATCTGGCCGACCTGCAGGGCGCCCACCCCGAGGTGGTGCTTGATATACAGGATATCCGCGAGGATGACGCGCTGTTTTAAAAAGACAGCCCGAAAGGGGGAATTACTTGAAGGATGACAAATACCGCGCCCTAAACGAATGGGTGCGCAAGGCCGGCGAGGGCGACCAGACCGCCAGAGAAATGCTGCTCATGAGCTTTAAGCCGCTGATTTTAACGCTCATCAACCAGTATGTGTATGATCCGGCAGACTACGAGGACGCATACCAGGACGCAGCCTGCGTTTTTCTGGAGGCAGTCCGGGATTTTGAGCTGGACGCCCAGGTTTATTTTCAGGTGTTTATCCGGTCAAGACTTACCAACTACTTTAAAAAACGGCGCGAGGGGCGGTTTGACCGATCCGTCACACCAGAGGAATCGTTGGACCAGGAGATAAAAAGCGAGGGCGGGGCCATTGCCCTTATCGAGCTGATTTTAGATGAAAAAACCGATGTGGAGGCGCTCTGTCTTTACAAGGAGAAAAACAGACGGCTGATTCAGGCCTATGAAAAGCTGCCGCCGCGCCAAAAAGCCGCATTTCAACACTTTTTTCTGCAAAAGGGGACACTTGCCGAGCTGGCAAAGGCAGAGGGTGTGAGCCCCTCTGTGATGACCAGAGCGTGCCGGAGCGCCCTTAAAAAGCTTAGGCAGTTTGTATGAGTTGATAGTTGATGGTTGAGAGTTGAAAGTTGTCGTACGCTTTCGCCTGTGGCTCAAGCGATTAATAGCGGCCGCAGGCCGCGCCTGGTCAAATCTGCCAAAGGCTGATTTGTACCTGAACTTTCCACTATCCACTTTCAACTTTCCACTTAAAAAGCCTCTTTTTAACGCTCTGTCTCCTGATGTTAAAGGTTATCTGCACCCTGAAAGCTTAGTAAAAGCTTAATCTTTATTTTTTAAAAAGGAGGATGCTCTTTTTGTACCTCTAAAACGGATTGTATAAGTGTAAGGCAAAACGCCAAACACAAAAAACAATTCAGGAGGTAAACAAATGGCAACCATTGAAAAAAGTGTTGAATCCGTCGGCATGAAGATCACCGTGAACCACGGCGAAAGAGAAGGGAAAATCGTCAAATCCTCAAAGACCTACGGCGACGTTGATCCCGCGGTCACCGACGCCGCCTTTATGGGCACCGCCAAGGCCATCACCGGCATGCAGGAGCCCATCCGGGAAAAGCAGGTGAAGGTGACTGCGGAAGAATTAATCGAAGTGGCGTAATGGGAAAATAGTGGCAATTAGTGGGGTGGAAGGTTGAAGGTGGAAAGTGGAAAGTTCTGGTGCAAATCAGCTTTGCTGATTTGATTTAGATCAAATTCGCTATGCGAATTTGGCCCTTAACCTTCCACCTTCAACTTTCAACCTTCCACTAAAAAAGTAGGGCACGACGCCCCCGTCGTGCCGCAGACAGGTACTAAAATTAAAAAACAGGAGGAAATTTTAAAATGCCAACAACCAACAAAGATTTAACCATCCATTTTCAGCGAGCAGACGGGAAAGAGTTTAAGATCACCATTCCCGATTACAAGGAAGGCATCACCGATGCCGAAATCAAGGCAGGGGCCCAGGCCATTGTGGACCAGGGCGCCTTTCTGCCCGACGGCTTTGGGCTAATCAAGGTGACCGGAGCCGTGAAAGTCGACACCACCAAAACCGACGTGGTCATCGAGGAAGCAGCATAAGAAAGGGGCGAAAGCCCCTTTTTAAAGTATTGATAAAGGAGATCAGTAAGAGATAAAGTGTTAAAAAGAGGAGTGTTTAGTTGAAGGTTGAAAGTGGATAGTGGAAAGTTTCGGTGCAAATCTGCCACAGTCAGATTTGATTGGGTGCGGCCTGCAGCTGCATATTAATCGCTTGAGCCACAGGCGAAAGCGTACGACAACCATCCACTATCCACGATCAACTCAAAGAGCTTCAAGCAATCGCTTCGTATCATATGAACACCTTTATCCAAACTCTAAAGGGAGGAAAACATGAAAAGAACGAAAAAAACAGTGATAATCGGGCTGATTGTGATTTGCGCGGTGGTCACAAAGCTGACGTTAGATAACGATACTTTTGAAAACACTGGAAAATCAAGGTTTTTCGAGCGACGGACAAGCAGGGTATTGTACTAAAAACTGAATACGACGCAGAAGCGGCGTTTCTTACTCTCTACATGGGAGAACAGGAACGCCGCTTTTTTATGCCCTTTGTTACGCAGTAGGGGCAGAAAAAGCCTTGCTACAAGCGATTTTGCGGGCGCGTATCTGGCGCGGCAAGGGATTTATACCTTATCCCCCGAAACCGCGCTTCTACTGCGTAACAAATCCACAGCAAAAGGAGTGATTTACTATGGCAGTTTTCAGAGTGGAACGGAACAAGGGCTACACCGTAATGAGCAACCACCACCTACGCAACAAGGAGCTTTCCTTAAAGGCAAAAGGGCTGTTGTCGCAAATGCTGTCACTCCCCGAAGATTGGGACTACACCTTGAAAGGCTTATCCCTTATCAACCGGGAGAAGATAGACGCTATCCGCGAAGCCATTAAGGAGCTTGAACGCGCCGGGTATATCGTTCGGTCAAGGGAGCGCGACGAGAAAGGACGCTTGCGGGGCGCGGACTATGTGATATTCGAGCAGCCGCAGCCGCCTACGCCGGATTTACCTACATTGGAAAATCCAACATTGGATAATCCAACGCAGGAAAAACCAACATTGGAAAAACCTACGTTGGAAAATCCAACGCAATTAAATAAAGATATACAAAGAACTGACTTACCAAAAAAAGAAAAATCAAATACAGATTTATCAAGTACCCATTCCATTCCTATCCTTTCCCCTAACCCCTCTCCTTGCAGAGAAGCGGCTACGCCGCCGGAACGGAAAGGAACGGAAGCGGCAGCACAGAGCGCAGTTGATATATACCGGGAAATCATCAAGGACAATATCGACTACCACATTCTCAAACAGGACATGAAGTTTGACGGGGACAGGCTGGACGAGATTGTAGACCTCATGCTTGAAACCGTATGCACCGCCAGAAAGCGGGTACGGATTGCGGGGGACGACTACCCGGCAGAGCTTGTGAAATCTAAGTTTATGAAACTGGACGGCGAGCATATCCGCTTTGTGCTTGACTGTATGCGGGAGAACACAACGAAAATCCGCAACATCAAGCAATATCTGAAAGCAGCCCTTTTCAACGCCCCGTCCACTATCGGCAATTATTACACTTCCCTTGTCGCCCATGACATGGCAAGCGGCGCACTGTCACCGAAGAAGCCGCAGTACGGCGACCCGGACTATTATTCATTCAAACCGGGCGAAAGCCTGTAAAACAACAAAAGGAGGATTTTATTATGGCACAGAAAATGACAGGAGCATTGGTATTTGACGAGCGCACCGACCGTTACGACATTCGCTTTGACTTAAACAGCTACTACGGGGGCTTGCATTGCGGTGAGTGCTTTGACGTATTCGTGCGGGGCAAGTGGAAGCCGACCCGGATTGAGTACGGCGACAACTGGTATCTTGTGGGTATCAGAGCCGAGGACTTGAACGGGCTGCGGGTGCGTATCTGACCGCCGCCCCATAAAGAAACGCGAAAGGAGGACGCGAGGAATTGCAGGACGAAGTAAACGAAAAGACCATAGCCCTTTACATCAAGACCGGGAAGCTGACCGCCCAGACGCTCCAAAAGGCAATGAAAGCCATACTGTCAAAGGGCAAAAAGCAGCTTGCAAAACCGCCACAGGGAAAGCAGAGCTTAAAGCAGCTTATGAAGCAGAACGCGGGCGTTTCCAACATTGAGATTACCGAGGGCAATATCAAAGCCTTTGAGAGTACGGCGAAAAAGTACGGTATCGACTTTGCGCTGAAAAAGGACGCAACGGAAAGCCCGCCCCGCTATCTGGTTTTTTTCAAGGGGCGGGACGCGGACGTGCTGACCGCAGCCTTTAAGGAGTTTTCCGCAAAGAAGCTGACACAGGAGAAAAAGCCCTCTATCCGAAAGCTGCTCTCTACGCTCAAAGAAGCCGCACAGGGCAAGAACGCGGAACGGGCAAAGGTCAAGAACAAGGACAGGGAGGTATCGCTATGAAGCCGGAAATCAAGAAGCTGCTTATCCTAAATCTCCCGTATCTGCTCTTTGTCTGGCTCTTTGATAAAGTGGGCGCGGCTGTCCGTCTATCCCCCGGCGCGGACGCAAGCGCAAAGCTGCTACATCTTGGGGACGGTTTTACCACCGCCTTTTCCAGTATCGCGCCGAGCTTCCACCCGGCAGACTTACTTATCGGCATTGCGGGGGCGGTCATTGTCCGGCTGATTATCTACACCAAAGGCAAGAACGCGAAGAAATACCGCCGCGGGACAGAATACGGTTCGGCGCGTTGGGGCGGGGCTGACGACATAAAGCCGTACACAGACCCGGTATTTGAGAACAATATCCCCTTAACGCAGACGGAACGGCTCACCATGAACAGCCGCCCGAAGCAGCCGAAATACGCAAGAAACAAAAATATTCTTGTAATCGGCGGTTCCGGCAGCGGCAAGACCCGGTTCTTTGTGAAACCGTCGCTCATGCAATGTACGTCAAAGGATTTTCCAACGTCGTATATCGTCACTGACCCGAAAGGAACACTGATTTTGGAAACCGGGAAAATGTTGCAGCGGTACAAATACCGTATCAAAGTGCTAAATACGATTAACTTCAAAAAATCCATGAAATACAATCCCTTTGCCTATCTGCGGAGCGAAAAGGACATTTTGAAATTAGTCAATACCATTATCGCCAACACCAAAGGCGACGGGGAAAAATCCGGCGAGGATTTCTGGGTGAAAGCGGAAAAGCTCTACTACACC containing:
- a CDS encoding phage antirepressor KilAC domain-containing protein yields the protein MAATIFTQTFESALFGRIRTLVEQEAADGQVTREWLVAADVCAALGYSKDASSIVRRHVSPADTSKRRILDANGHPQGMLVVNESGLYALIFGSTRPEAQSFKRYVTAVILPSIRRHGAYMEDDVMDRVQDDPEAMRELMAMLRAETAKNRVLSAKLNKLETRVRELKPAAAFGEAITASVGTISMGDMAKLLRQNGLNIGRNRLFTRLRQGGFLSAQKGSWNKPLQWTMELGYFEIEEGFFEKPLGGEKKTLWSVTRVTPKGQACLVDWFLTWDKEEKA
- a CDS encoding PcfB family protein, which gives rise to MQDEVNEKTIALYIKTGKLTAQTLQKAMKAILSKGKKQLAKPPQGKQSLKQLMKQNAGVSNIEITEGNIKAFESTAKKYGIDFALKKDATESPPRYLVFFKGRDADVLTAAFKEFSAKKLTQEKKPSIRKLLSTLKEAAQGKNAERAKVKNKDREVSL
- a CDS encoding sigma-70 family RNA polymerase sigma factor, whose protein sequence is MKDDKYRALNEWVRKAGEGDQTAREMLLMSFKPLILTLINQYVYDPADYEDAYQDAACVFLEAVRDFELDAQVYFQVFIRSRLTNYFKKRREGRFDRSVTPEESLDQEIKSEGGAIALIELILDEKTDVEALCLYKEKNRRLIQAYEKLPPRQKAAFQHFFLQKGTLAELAKAEGVSPSVMTRACRSALKKLRQFV
- a CDS encoding DUF5348 domain-containing protein; translated protein: MAQKMTGALVFDERTDRYDIRFDLNSYYGGLHCGECFDVFVRGKWKPTRIEYGDNWYLVGIRAEDLNGLRVRI
- a CDS encoding DUF6017 domain-containing protein; translation: MAVFRVERNKGYTVMSNHHLRNKELSLKAKGLLSQMLSLPEDWDYTLKGLSLINREKIDAIREAIKELERAGYIVRSRERDEKGRLRGADYVIFEQPQPPTPDLPTLENPTLDNPTQEKPTLEKPTLENPTQLNKDIQRTDLPKKEKSNTDLSSTHSIPILSPNPSPCREAATPPERKGTEAAAQSAVDIYREIIKDNIDYHILKQDMKFDGDRLDEIVDLMLETVCTARKRVRIAGDDYPAELVKSKFMKLDGEHIRFVLDCMRENTTKIRNIKQYLKAALFNAPSTIGNYYTSLVAHDMASGALSPKKPQYGDPDYYSFKPGESL
- a CDS encoding DUF2922 domain-containing protein, whose product is MPTTNKDLTIHFQRADGKEFKITIPDYKEGITDAEIKAGAQAIVDQGAFLPDGFGLIKVTGAVKVDTTKTDVVIEEAA